The sequence TACAAAGGCAAAGTcgaataacaaaaaatattttactaaaacatAAGATtttgttggggatgtggctcaagcggtagcgcactgaCCTGTCATGCGTgcgtcctgggttcaatccccagcaccacatacaaaacaaagatgttgtgtccgccaataactaaaaaataaatatttttttaaaaaaacaacaacataaaatttacaGAATTCCATACAAGCCATACAAAATGGTcacaagttttttctttctttttttttctttttttgaaggggGGAAAACTACAACTGACAGCAAAGTGACAATGTTATTAGTGAGGGCTGTGATGTTTGTTTCGTGTTCCCATTTTGATTCAAACAATCAAGCTTGTCCATCTACAGAGTCTAAATAAAGTTAGACTTAGCTAGAGAGCATATTCTAAAGAACTGGTTAGCTGCTTTTAACCAATGCAATTAGCTCACCATAAAGGGGAGTGAAAGGAgtccataaaattaaaataaaactacctttcccctcaaaaaaattaaaaaaaaaaaacacacccatACCCCTGGCAGCTAACCCTGACAACTACCTTCATTCATAGTGCTTTATACTTAAACCATGATGGGGGAAATGAATAAAAGCAGAGAGCCACTGCTTTTAAACGTTTTGCAACAATCCAAATGATATTTCTAGCCTCGGCTCATGCTTTACAACAGTAAATCAGGACAAGACATAGATTTGCTAATGTGCATTTAATCACCAAAGAACTGAAGATGTCTGGGCTTTTATTCTGTAATGTTTCTATTAAGACTGTGTCcattaaatgcaaacaaaaaaggaagaaatcttgGCAGAACAGGAGAAGTGATGCACACTTGATGATCGgatcaatttaaatattattcatggCATATAGCCTAGTTCATGCTGTAGCTGTTTCTATGGCTTGGGCTTCGTTGGTCTTCCACTGCTCCACTACATCATTTGCTAATGGATCATCTGGATTAGGAGCACTTAACAAAGCCTGGATCAATAGCAGAACTGTGTGTGTCTGCAGTCTGGGGACCACTTATCTTTCTATATATCTAAACATATTATTCCCAACTTGTCTACATTAGGATGATAAATTTTGGTCATGAAACAGTACTTTAGGTGCTGCCATTGGGTATTCTTCTGGAAGGAATAGTTCAAGTTTAAAAGTCCCTCCCTCAAAGGGGGAATCCTGGGGGCCAGCAATGACCACATGAAAATAACGGGCGTTGCTCTCATCTGGTTCTGCTTTAATGTCAGGAACTGGTTCTGCCAGCAAACTCTGGGTTTCCTTGATGATCCTGCGGGGCAGCCCGGCCATCTTGTCAGATCCCGAGTTCAGCCTCTGGTTTCGTCTCCAGCtttgcttgcctcacatgttttctattttattaattttgttatggAGAAATGCACCTGCAAATATCTAGTTGTTCTCTTCGTGTAATCCCACAAGATAACACAATCCCCAGTTCACAAATTGTGGCAACCCGAGTGTCAATTTGTCTATATGCTATCTCTAGGGGAATCTTCTTTGTGATCCATGCTCAGAAGTCATGTTCTAGGCATTTCcttaaagaaagaacaatagaCTTTCAGAAAGAATCAAGAGATCAGTGAATGCAGTGTTGTCTATATTAAGAGTGCAGGCACAGTGACCCACTGTGGTTGGCAGAATCTCTCTCAATTGCTGAGTTCTGTGATTGCAACAATTTCATACTCAGTCAGCTTTCTTTCCTAAGGGTAAGTACTATTGGGGATGCTAATATTAGCTCTCCACTGCAGAGAAGGTTGTTAGGACATGTAATAGAGGTGTAACCAACAAAGTGACTCATGATACTGCCTTACTTCCTGTGAACTCACCAATGGAAGGGAGGAAAACACTTCGTTGCTTGCCTTCTGAGTGGCTCAATTCTAGTGTTGAAATGTTTGTGAGGAATTGAATGCAGGAAGGATTTGATGGACCAAACCatggaattaataaaaaattcatagaaTGCTATGGACATCAAGCATGTTGAGTACATATTTCTTCTGCTGTCAATCTCTCCTGACCTCCAGTTATTTGTATGATATTTTAGATCTCAGTGACCtatgaggatgtggctgtgaacttcacccaggaggagtgggcattgctggatccttcccagaagaacctttacagagatgtgatgctggaagtcctcagatacctggcttctataggtaataatgatgctttttaaattaatcaaatagagaactcatgtttatttttgtcatttatataaaacatgaaCAGGGAATCCATTGTTGAATTATTGCAGCATAAAAGGCACCTACAATTTGGCAAAGCGGTCCTGTGTTCTAAGAATTCATACAGATTGTTCTGGtttctcattttagaaaacaaattggatgaaaataattttgaagatgaGATCAAAAATTCTGAGAGCATTCTAAGGTAATTGTACCCGCAAGAGGTTATTTGAGGGAATCTGAGAaggtcatataatttttaaaatagacccACTCAAGAAGTATGCacaatttgaaatatatttattcttataagattttttttaccagaaatatTTACTTAACTGTAACagatattcagttttttttccaagTACTTGGCATGCCAAAAGTATATGAAATTGCATGTGAATATCACTATTTGGATAATCACCATAGGGAAGCTGCATTGCCAAGGATAGTTTCCTTTCAATTTCTTGATTTTGAGGCAATTTGAACACATCAGGAAACCTCGCCTTACCTGATGTTGATAGTAATGTAAGCCTAGGTcctataaataagtataaaatcatgAATGAATCAAGCATTGTTAATGTACTGGTCATTCTTCAAAGAAGCCATGTGGTTAACTTCAATGGCCAAGAAGATAGTGTGGGGAAAGTTTCAATGAAATTCCAGTTCTTACCtggacaaagaaaaattttagtaaaGTAAATCCATGTGGTTATTATATGTGTGCCAAAGACTTCATATGCCCTTCATTCCTTCATAGGCACATCACATCTCACTCTGGACACAAATGCTACAACCAcgaggaatgtgaagagaagccaCGTGAATTTAAACACTATAGGCAATCCCTGGTTTCTCTAAAaaatgttcacacacaaatgttaatacaAACTGGAGAGGGACCTTATGAAAGTACAGTAGGTGGGTACATCTTCAGTTTTTCTAGTGACATTCAAAGACATGAAGATACTCATACTGGGTTGCAACCCTATGAATATCAACAATGTGGTGAAGCCTCAACTTCTTCCACATGTGTTCAAAGACACATGAGAACACACAGTGTAGGTAAACCTTTTCAATGTGAcatatgtgggaaagcctttcatttcccttctttatttagaagacatgaaagaactcattctggagagaaactcTATGAATGTCAACAAGATCGTGAAACCTTTATTTCACACACAAGTCTTCAAAGGCAGAGGATCACACACATGGGGAATGCACGTTTCAAAtgtaaggtatgtgggaaagactttgctTACCCCAGTTTATTTAGAAGACATCagagaacacatactggagagaagccctacgaATGTAAGTggtgtggaaaagccttttctacatccagttaccttcagattcatggaagaacacatactggagagaagccctatgaatgtaaacagtgtGGAAAAGTCTTTGCTAATGTTTCTGGCCtttacaaacatgaaaaaattcatactggaggCAAGTCCTATGAGTGTAGGCTTtatggcaaagcctttgctaatTGTAGTGACCTTCAAAGACAtagaagaacacatactggagagaagtccTATAAATGTAAGCAGTATGGAAAAGTTTTTGCAAGTTCCAGTGAacttcagagacatgaaaaaactcatcctggagagaagccctatgaatgtaagcagtgtggcaaagcctttacTAAATCCACTTatcttcagattcatggaagaattcatactggagagaagccctatgaatgtaagcaatgtggaaaagccttcagtAGTTTCTCTGGCCTTCACTCacataaaaaaattcatactggagagaagccttatgcatgtaagcagtgtaGCAAAGCCTTTGCTAGGTCTTATAGCCTTCGTAGACATGAAAGAAcacatactggggagaagccctatgaatgtaagcagtgtagCAAAGCCTTTACTAGATCCGGTGagcttcactcacatgaaaaaactcatactggagaaaagccctatgaatgtaagcagtgtgggaaagcctttgttAGATCCCGTttccttcagattcatggaagaacgcatactggagagaagccctatgagtgtaagcagtgtggaaaagccttcagtCGTTTCTCTGGCCTTCACTCACATAAAACCATTCATACCGGGGTGAAGCCTTATGCATGTAAACGGTGTGGCAAAGCCTTCGGTCGTTCCTCTGGCCTTTACTTACATaaaagaattcatactggagagaggccttatgcatgtgagcagtgtggcaaagcctttgctacatccagtgGGCTTCACAGACATAGAAGAACGCATACGTGGGGAGAAgacctatgaatgtaagcagtgtggcaattTCTTTGCTAGTTCCAGTTACCTTCCCAAActtgaaaaaactcatactggagaaaagccctatgagTGTGATcaatgtggcaaagcctttgctagttCCAGTGACCTTCAAAGACATGGGAGAACACATATTGGAGAGAAGCTCTATGGttgtaaacaatgtggaaaagcttttgttACATCTGCTCAGCTTCACTTACATGAAGGTTCCCATAGTGCAGAGAAATCGTACTCATGAAAACAATTGGCAAAGTCTTCTGTTAATAATGTTTCACTCTTTAACATGTAGTAAGTTTTCTGTAGAAAAATTCTTTGAATGTGAAATGTGGTAAATCAATATTTCTTGTcaaattcaaagagaagaaagtgcTCACATGTCCaaatgtatctatctatctatctatctacctacctacctacctacttacctacctacctacctataaatagtactggggatttatcactgagccacaacgtttttcctttttattttgagacagggatttccagagttccttagggccttgcttaggtGCTGAGTTTGGCTTcacatttgtgatccttctgcctcagacccCGAGTCTCTGAGATTAAAGGCAAACTCTACTAGATTCAACTGAATAAAGCATTAAATGTGAAGAATTTggaaaatcattccattttttctGTTGCCTTCAAAGTCATTTCActcacactggaaaaaaaaaaaaccctcagaatgTGGAAGATTGAGTACATTCTGTCAGCTTCCCATCCCAGCCCTGCTTTCCTTCTCATATATGACAATACAGAGAGAAGCCCTGAGAATGTGATTAATGTGggaagttttctaattttccGAGTTTTTATAAGTTCTGGGAAGACTCTTCTTGAAAGATTCAtgccaaaatgaataaatcatgtGCAAGTAAGTGTTCAAGTGTTTCAGTTTTGTTCACTTGTATGAAAGGACTCATACTGTGGAAAATCCTGTGGAAAAGCTTTCATGGTTTCCTTCAAAGACATTAAGGGATTCACATCAGGGATAACCCTTCTGTTCTTTCAACAATGTGATGACACTTTCacttttccatgttctttttgAACATCATGGAAGCACTCACTCTGGAGAAAAGCCTTGTATATAAAAATGTGGTGAGACCTTCAGTTGTTTcagatccatttatttatttttattttttttaaagagagagtgagaggggctggagatgtggctcagcggtagtgcgctcgcctggcatgcgtgcggcccgggttcgatcctcagcaccacataccaacaaagatgttgtgtctaccgagaactaaaaaataaatattaaaaattctctctctctctctctctctctctctctctctctctctctctctcctctctcactctctcttaaaaaaaaaaagagagagtgagagagagagagaggaggacagagagagagagagagagaaaattgtaacatttattttttcttagttctcggcagacacaacatcttcgcttgtatgtggtgctgaggatcgaacccagtccgCAGGAACGctaggcgagagcgctaccacctgagccacatccccagcccttcagatCCATTTAGACTTACATAGacttgagaattttttattttaatttcttttacttttttttttttttttttttggtaccagggattcaacccaaagacacttaaccactgagccacattctagttcttttttttttttttttcaaatatttagacatggtctcactgaattgctttggtcctcactatgttgctgaggttgactttgaacttgagatctcctgcctcagcctgctttTCCAGTGGAATTTTAGTCATGCAACCCCTTCAGCAAGAATCCTCTTTTTCTGAGAAAACCAGTGTAGGCGTTTAAAAAGGGGGtgtgccttcatttctttctattcaGAGGTAAGGAGAATGCATCCTGGAGTGGATGTAGGAATTGTGTCAGTATGAAGATGTGAAAGCAACATGTTTCTCCCTGTTAAATATCTCTTCTtgttagatttaatttttctctctatatTTGTTGATCGGTAGTCAACTCTCCCATATGATGACATAATCTCAtatttactctgtgtgtgtgtgtgcacaaaatCTAGTGTGTAGTATGATTTTGTACATAGAAGTATTTTATAGAATAGTGCACGAGATTTGTAGTTAAAATGTATGAACCTGTATtggcagctttttaatttttttttagagttttcatctctcttcttcttttgagTCCAGTTTCTCTCatattgcccatttttttttccactaaagaCCTTAGCAAACAAATGatattttatgggctggggatgtgcctcaagcagtagagcactcacctggaatgcgtgcggcccgggttcgatcctcagcaccacataccaataaaggtgttgtgtccgccgagcattaaaaaataaatattaaaaattctctctctctctctctctctctctttctctctctctctctctctatctcccctctcactctctctttaaaaagataaaaaacaaacaaatgatattttatgaCTCTGgtctcataattaaaaataactttttccagGTTTATGAATAATATGATATTTTCTGTCTCCTCATATATCTTATGACTCTTATATATgttgtgaaaaaattaaaaactgtgagaagttttaaatataaataccaGGGTCATAGAATTGAGGGCCAAAGAAAATAAGCATTACTATTATAATTATCGTTGTCATCATCAcgaccaccatcaccatcatatcTGAAGTGCATAAGCCCTGAtcccatccctacccctttttatttatatttttaaattttgattgaagtattttataaattctttccaAGGGCCTCAGTATGTTggtgaggctgggtttgaacttgtgattctcattctatagccactgggattacagatgtgctatCATGCCTGGCTCCTTGATGTTTCTTGAGACTTTGATGTAAATCAATATATGCCTGGTTTTTGTAGAGTTTCCAAGTCTTAATTGATTCATAGGCGAGAATTCCTTTTTACTGTGTTTATGTATACTAATGCCCTTAAAGCTCTAAGATTTTACAATGATTCTGAGCATCACAAAGACATTAATTCACGGCTTATAccccaaatttttatatttccagttGGACTAAACTGAagtccattttgaaaaattttattttctataatttttgttgaaaagaGGGTGggagaattgttttaatatttaagggaaaaaactATTCATTTGTATTAAGATCTtatgataaaatgaaatgtaagTAATCAACATGAGTATTACAGAAAgttttttaacaaacatttttttgttcCCTCTGTGCACCAGACACCAGATAATCAACTTTGCAGAGTCACAGAGACTATGGAACATGCCCTGGTGCTCATGTGAGTGTCATCTAAAGCACCAAGTGACACTACGAAAGCAAACACCTGAGAGGGCTGAGTTGTGC comes from Urocitellus parryii isolate mUroPar1 chromosome Y, mUroPar1.hap1, whole genome shotgun sequence and encodes:
- the LOC144251130 gene encoding uncharacterized protein LOC144251130, which codes for MGNARFKCKVCGKDFAYPSLFRRHQRTHTGEKPYECKWCGKAFSTSSYLQIHGRTHTGEKPYECKQCGKVFANVSGLYKHEKIHTGGKSYECRLYGKAFANCSDLQRHRRTHTGEKSYKCKQYGKVFASSSELQRHEKTHPGEKPYECKQCGKAFTKSTYLQIHGRIHTGEKPYECKQCGKAFSSFSGLHSHKKIHTGEKPYACKQCSKAFARSYSLRRHERTHTGEKPYECKQCSKAFTRSGELHSHEKTHTGEKPYECKQCGKAFVRSRFLQIHGRTHTGEKPYECKQCGKAFSRFSGLHSHKTIHTGVKPYACKRCGKAFGRSSGLYLHKRIHTGERPYACEQCGKAFATSSGYLPKLEKTHTGEKPYECDQCGKAFASSSDLQRHGRTHIGEKLYGCTILWNVHFLTLIFEPECT